From Pogona vitticeps strain Pit_001003342236 chromosome ZW-PAR, PviZW2.1, whole genome shotgun sequence, one genomic window encodes:
- the SLC2A6 gene encoding solute carrier family 2, facilitated glucose transporter member 6, producing the protein MYCNDRLGRKLSIMASAVPSVFGYLFMTSAQGVWMLLVGRLLTGFAGGMTSAAIPVYISEICHPGVRGALGSCPQIMAVLGALFLYALGLVLPWRWLAVAGQVPVLLMVALLCFMPNSPRFLIAKKKEEEALEALRWLRGDEVDYWWEFEQIRSSVMEQSEPISWTEIRKPYIAKPLAITLLMRFLQQLSGVTPILVYLQLIFDSTAVILPSQYDAVIVGAVRLGSVLVSAFSVDKAGRKMLLYISAIIMFASNLTLGLYIHYVPASPHNSSVTAAHENPASPPLHGLTIIPLIATMFYIIGYAMGWGPITWLLMSEVLPLKARGAVSGMCVLVSWLTAFALTRVFLLVKDNYGLEVPFFFFSVICVANLVFACLLPETRGRSLERIESYFRTGRKSFLESFRGSRRSYS; encoded by the exons ATGTATTGCAATGACCGCCTGGGCCGAAAGCTGAGCATCATGGCCTCCGCCGTGCCGTCCGTCTTCGGTTACCTCTTCATGACCAGCGCCCAAGGGGTCTGGATGTTGCTCGTGGGCAGGCTGCTCACGGGATTTGCTGGTGGCATGACCTCGGCTGCCATCCCA GTCTATATTTCCGAGATCTGCCACCCCGGAGTCCGAGGCGCCTTGGGGTCCTGCCCTCAGATCATGGCCGTCTTGGGTGCCCTTTTCCTTTACGCCTTGG GTCTCGTTCTCCCCTGGCGCTGGCTGGCCGTGGCCGGGCAGGTCCCGGTTCTCCTCATGGTCGCCTTGCTCTGCTTCATGCCAAACTCACCCCGTTTTCTGATCgccaagaagaaagaggaggaagcccTCGAAGCTCTGAGGTGGCTGAGAGGAGACGAGGTGGACTATTGGTGGGAGTTCGAGCAGATCCGGAGCAGCGTGATGGAACAG AGCGAGCCCATCTCCTGGACCGAGATCAGAAAACCCTACATTGCCAAGCCACTGGCGATCACCCTCCTCATGAGGTTCCTGCAACAGCTCTCTGGGGTCACTCCCATCCTGGTCTATTTGCAGCTGATCTTCGACAGCACCGCCGTCATCTTG CCCTCCCAGTACGATGCTGTGATCGTTGGGGCCGTCCGGTTGGGATCAGTGCTGGTTTCTGCTTTCTCGGTGGATAAAGCTGGGAGGAAAATGCTCCTGTATATCTCAG CTATCATCATGTTCGCCTCGAACCTGACCCTAGGTTTGTACATCCACTATGTGCCAGCCTCGCCCCATAACTCCTCCGTCACCGCTGCCCACGAGAACCCAGCCAGCCCCCCTTTGCACGGCCTCACCATCATCCCCCTGATCGCCACCATGTTCTACATCATAG GTTACGCCATGGGCTGGGGTCCCATCACCTGGCTGCTGATGAGTGAAGTCCTCCCCCTGAAGGCTCGAGGGGCGGTCTCTGGGATGTGCGTCCTCGTGAGCTGGCTGACCGCCTTCGCCTTGACCAGAGTCTTCCTCTTGGTGAAG GACAACTACGGCCTGGAGGtgcccttctttttcttctcggTCATCTGCGTGGCGAACCTCGTCTTTGCGTGTCTCCTCCCCGAAACGAGAGGGAGGTCTTTGGAGCGGATAGAGTCGTATTTCCGCACCGGACGAAAATCGTTTCTAGAATCCTTCCGAGGCAGTCGGAGAAGTTATAGTTAA
- the PRPF4 gene encoding U4/U6 small nuclear ribonucleoprotein Prp4 isoform X2, which produces MATSRASAGGKTKASDDGDGPPAKKGPIFYGSLEEKERERLLKGESGMLGKDAVKAAIEAGNINITSGEVFDLEEHISERQAEVLAEFERRKRARQINVSTDDSEVKACLRALGEPITLFGEGPAERRERLRNILSVVGTDALKKTKKDDEKSKKSKEEYQQTWYHEGPNTLKTARMWIASYSLPRAIKRLEEARMLKEVPEATRTSQKQELHKSLRSLNNFCSQIGDDRPISFCHFSPNSKLLATACWSGLCKLWSVPDCNLVHTLRGHDTNVGAVVFHPKATISLDKKDVNLASCAADGSVKLWSLESDEPVADIEGHTVRVARVAWHPSGRFLGTTCYDHSWRLWDLEAQEEILHQEGHSKGVYDIAFHVDGSLSGTGGLDAFGRVWDLRTGRCIMFLEGHLKEIYGINFSPNGYHIATGSGDNTCKVWDLRQRRCIYTIPAHQNLVTGVKFERSRGQAAGIWTN; this is translated from the exons ATGGCTACGTCGCGGGCCTCCGCG ggggGAAAGACCAAAGCTTCCGACGACGGCGATGGCCCCCCGGCCAAGAAGGGGCCGATTTTCTACGGAAGCCTGGAGGAGAAGGAGCGGGAACGTCTCCTCAAGGGAGAGTCCGGGATGCTGGGGAAGGACGCGGTCAAAGCAGCTATTGAGGCCGGCAACATCAACATCACCAGCG GGGAAGTCTTCGACCTGGAAGAGCACATCAGCGAACGGCAGGCGGAGGTCCTGGCGGAATTCGAGCGCCGGAAGCGGGCCAGGCAGATCAACGTCTCCACGGACGATTCGGAGGTCAAAGCCTGCTTACGGGCCCTCGGGGAGCCCATCACTCTTTTCGGAGAGGGTCCCGCAGAGAGGCGGGAGAG GCTACGTAATATTCTTTCGGTGGTCGGCACTGATGCCTTGAAGAAGACCAAGAAAGACGATGAAAAATCCAAGAAATCGAAAGAGGAG TATCAGCAGACCTGGTACCACGAGGGGCCAAACACCCTGAAGACAGCCAGGATGTGGATTGCCAGCTATTCGCTTCCTCG GGCGATCAAGCGACTGGAGGAAGCCCGGATGCTCAAAGAGGTCCCTGAGGCCACACGGACATCTCAGAAACAGGAGCTGCACAAATCTCTGAGG tCTCTGAATAATTTCTGCAGCCAAATTGGGGATGACCGACCCATCTCGTTCTGCCACTTCAGTCCCAACTCCAAGCTCCTGGCTACAGCCTGTTG gagcggACTCTGCAAGCTGTGGTCGGTGCCAGACTGCAATCTCGTCCACACTTTGCGAG GGCATGACACCAATGTCGGAGCAGTGGTCTTCCACCCTAAAGCTACCATCTCCCTGGACAAGAAGGACGTCAACTTGGCCTCGTGCGCAGCTGACGGCTCCGTCAAGCTCTGGAGCCTCGAGAG CGATGAGCCAGTGGCTGACATCGAGGGCCACACCGTGAGAGTGGCGCGGGTGGCGTGGCACCCCTCGGGCAGATTCTTGGGCACCACCTG CTATGACCATTCGTGGCGTCTGTGGGACCTTGAAGCCCAGGAGGAGATTCTGCACCAAGAAGGCCACAGCAAAGGGGTTTATGACATTGCCTTCCACGTTGACGGCTCCCTTTCTGGCACCGG cGGCCTGGACGCCTTTGGCCGTGTGTGGGACCTACGCACAGGGCGTTGTATCATGTTTCTGGAAGGCCACCTCAAAGAAATCTATGGGATCAATTTTTCCCCAAACGG GTACCACATTGCCACCGGCAGCGGCGACAACACATGTAAAGTCTGGGACCTTCGCCAGAGGAGGTGCATCTACACCATCCCGGCCCATCAGAACCTGGTGACGGGAGTGAAGTTTGAAC GTTCACGGGGTCAGGCTGCAGGAATATGGACCAACTGA
- the LOC144585167 gene encoding uncharacterized protein LOC144585167: MDLYGEIFHSETSPFGGQKKSTVQNERGPDIPGAQKDGPLLWGRRTVPEAYGNDDPQGHVKLECRASPPPSEAPSLEPQDSDAIPSVLLAGGLALVFVLVSLCLFHHDSKVARFRACRVETPNQTKSSSRRQGLCRLLDPNQPPMTGRTSEHPLRGQTGKGTLLNGRGVWAALAVGDAGHPVFCLVKAALPFKEPACQAG, encoded by the exons ATGGACCTTTACGGGGAAATCTTCCATTCAGAGACGAGCCCGTTTGGGGGGCAAAAAAAGTCTACGGTCCAAAATGAAC GCGGACCAGATATACCGGGGGCGCAGAAGGATGGACCACTGCTCTGGGGCCGCAGGACCGTCCCAGAAGCCTACGGCAATGACGACCCCCAGGGGCATGTAAAACTTGAATGCAGAGCTTCTCCGCCTCCTTCGGAAGCTCCTTCCCTGGAGCCCCAGGATTCGGACGCCATCCCTTCTGTTCTCCTGGCCGGCGGGCTGGCCCTGGTGTTCGTCCTCGTCTCGCTGTGCCTTTTCCACCACGACAGCAAAGTCGCCCGCTTCCGCGCCTGCAGGGTCGAGACCCCGAACCAAACCAAGAGCAGCAGCCGCCGACAGGGGCTGTGTCGTCTCCTGGACCCAAACCAGCCCCCCATGACAGGGCGGACCTCTGAGCATCCCCTTCGAGGGCAGACGGGCAAGGGGACCCTACTCAATGGCCGCGGGGTCTGGGCGGCCCTGGCGGTGGGAGACGCCGGCCACCCCGTCTTCTGCCTTGTGAAGGCCGCTCTTCCTTTCAAAGAACCTGCCTGCCAGGCGGGTTGA
- the RNF183 gene encoding E3 ubiquitin-protein ligase RNF183, with product MVEKEGSELPRDCPICWSAYDNVFRTPKLLQCHHSFCIECLAHLSLASDGRSQLPCPLCRHPTALPPDHLVTELPTNEAVLRLLRLEPNPIVLEGHRLCLQEPRQSWHFLRQPRVYTLDLGPETDANAGHPPESPQTGTTSLPRRTTLRECARNPQLRIFTYLMAIILSMTVLLIFSVFWTKQFLGWGGG from the coding sequence ATGGTGGAGAAGGAGGGGTCTGAGCTTCCGCGTGACTGCCCCATTTGCTGGAGCGCCTACGACAACGTCTTCCGGACCCCCAAGCTGCTCCAGTGCCACCACTCCTTCTGCATCGAGTGCCTGGCCCACCTCAGCCTGGCGTCGGACGGCCGGAGCCAGCTGCCCTGCCCGCTCTGCCGCCACCCCACTGCCCTCCCGCCGGACCACCTTGTCACCGAGCTGCCCACCAACGAGGCCGTCTTGCGCCTCCTTCGGCTGGAGCCCAACCCCATCGTCCTGGAAGGGCACCGGCTGTGCCTCCAAGAGCCGCGCCAAAGCTGGCATTTCCTCCGCCAGCCCAGAGTTTACACTTTAGACCTGGGGCCGGAGACGGACGCCAACGCGGGGCACCCGCCCGAGTCCCCCCAGACGGGGACCACCAGCCTGCCTCGCCGCACGACGCTGCGGGAATGCGCCCGCAACCCTCAGCTCCGGATTTTTACTTACCTGATGGCCATCATCTTAAGCATGACCGTGTTACTCATCTTCTCCGTCTTCTGGACCAAGCAGTTtctcgggtggggtggggggtga
- the PRPF4 gene encoding U4/U6 small nuclear ribonucleoprotein Prp4 isoform X1, translated as MATSRASAGGKTKASDDGDGPPAKKGPIFYGSLEEKERERLLKGESGMLGKDAVKAAIEAGNINITSGEVFDLEEHISERQAEVLAEFERRKRARQINVSTDDSEVKACLRALGEPITLFGEGPAERRERLRNILSVVGTDALKKTKKDDEKSKKSKEEYQQTWYHEGPNTLKTARMWIASYSLPRAIKRLEEARMLKEVPEATRTSQKQELHKSLRSLNNFCSQIGDDRPISFCHFSPNSKLLATACWSGLCKLWSVPDCNLVHTLRGHDTNVGAVVFHPKATISLDKKDVNLASCAADGSVKLWSLESDEPVADIEGHTVRVARVAWHPSGRFLGTTCYDHSWRLWDLEAQEEILHQEGHSKGVYDIAFHVDGSLSGTGGLDAFGRVWDLRTGRCIMFLEGHLKEIYGINFSPNGYHIATGSGDNTCKVWDLRQRRCIYTIPAHQNLVTGVKFEPNHGNFLLTGAYDNTAKVWTHPGWSPLKTLAGHEGKVMGLDVSLDGQLIATCSYDRTFKLWMAE; from the exons ATGGCTACGTCGCGGGCCTCCGCG ggggGAAAGACCAAAGCTTCCGACGACGGCGATGGCCCCCCGGCCAAGAAGGGGCCGATTTTCTACGGAAGCCTGGAGGAGAAGGAGCGGGAACGTCTCCTCAAGGGAGAGTCCGGGATGCTGGGGAAGGACGCGGTCAAAGCAGCTATTGAGGCCGGCAACATCAACATCACCAGCG GGGAAGTCTTCGACCTGGAAGAGCACATCAGCGAACGGCAGGCGGAGGTCCTGGCGGAATTCGAGCGCCGGAAGCGGGCCAGGCAGATCAACGTCTCCACGGACGATTCGGAGGTCAAAGCCTGCTTACGGGCCCTCGGGGAGCCCATCACTCTTTTCGGAGAGGGTCCCGCAGAGAGGCGGGAGAG GCTACGTAATATTCTTTCGGTGGTCGGCACTGATGCCTTGAAGAAGACCAAGAAAGACGATGAAAAATCCAAGAAATCGAAAGAGGAG TATCAGCAGACCTGGTACCACGAGGGGCCAAACACCCTGAAGACAGCCAGGATGTGGATTGCCAGCTATTCGCTTCCTCG GGCGATCAAGCGACTGGAGGAAGCCCGGATGCTCAAAGAGGTCCCTGAGGCCACACGGACATCTCAGAAACAGGAGCTGCACAAATCTCTGAGG tCTCTGAATAATTTCTGCAGCCAAATTGGGGATGACCGACCCATCTCGTTCTGCCACTTCAGTCCCAACTCCAAGCTCCTGGCTACAGCCTGTTG gagcggACTCTGCAAGCTGTGGTCGGTGCCAGACTGCAATCTCGTCCACACTTTGCGAG GGCATGACACCAATGTCGGAGCAGTGGTCTTCCACCCTAAAGCTACCATCTCCCTGGACAAGAAGGACGTCAACTTGGCCTCGTGCGCAGCTGACGGCTCCGTCAAGCTCTGGAGCCTCGAGAG CGATGAGCCAGTGGCTGACATCGAGGGCCACACCGTGAGAGTGGCGCGGGTGGCGTGGCACCCCTCGGGCAGATTCTTGGGCACCACCTG CTATGACCATTCGTGGCGTCTGTGGGACCTTGAAGCCCAGGAGGAGATTCTGCACCAAGAAGGCCACAGCAAAGGGGTTTATGACATTGCCTTCCACGTTGACGGCTCCCTTTCTGGCACCGG cGGCCTGGACGCCTTTGGCCGTGTGTGGGACCTACGCACAGGGCGTTGTATCATGTTTCTGGAAGGCCACCTCAAAGAAATCTATGGGATCAATTTTTCCCCAAACGG GTACCACATTGCCACCGGCAGCGGCGACAACACATGTAAAGTCTGGGACCTTCGCCAGAGGAGGTGCATCTACACCATCCCGGCCCATCAGAACCTGGTGACGGGAGTGAAGTTTGAAC CGAATCACGGCAACTTCCTGCTCACCGGAGCCTACGACAATACGGCCAAGGTCTGGACGCACCCAGGCTGGTCTCCCCTGAAAACCCTGGCAGGGCACGAGGGCAAAGTCATGGGCTTGGACGTCTCCCTGGACGGGCAGCTGATCGCCACCTGCTCTTACGACCGGACCTTCAAGCTGTGGATGGCGGAATAG
- the CDC26 gene encoding anaphase-promoting complex subunit CDC26, producing MRACAGEGRSSEMLRRKPTRLELKLDDIEEFEGARKELESRKKQREDVDVVGASDGDAALGLSADPKAQEQMIHDRIGYKPQPKPNNRSAQFGNFEF from the exons ATGCGCGCATGCGCAGGAGAGGGGCGGTCGTCCGAGATGCTGCGGCGGAAACCGACCCGCTTGGAGCTGAAGTTGGACGACATTGAGGAGTTCGAGGGGGCCCGCAAGGAGCTCGAg AGCCGTAAGAAGCAGCGTGAAGACGTGGACGTGGTGGGAGCCAGCGACGGCGATGCCGCCCTCGGGCTGAGCGCAGACCCCAAGGCCCAGGAGCAGATGATACACGACAGGATCGGCTACAAACCTCAGCCCAAACCAAACAATCGGTCGGCTCAGTTTGGGAACTTTGAGTTCTAG